One Pongo pygmaeus isolate AG05252 chromosome 10, NHGRI_mPonPyg2-v2.0_pri, whole genome shotgun sequence genomic window carries:
- the RERGL gene encoding ras-related and estrogen-regulated growth inhibitor-like protein isoform X2 produces the protein MSNFLHLKYSEKSVSVTKALTVRFLTKRFIGEYASNFESIYKKHLCLERKQLNLEIYDPCSQTQKAKFSLTSELHWADGFVIVYDISDRSSFAFAKALIYRIREPQTSHCKRAVESAVFLVGNKRDLCHVREVGWEEGQKLALDNRCQFCELSAAEQSLEVEMMFIRIIKDILINFKLKEKRRPSGSKSMAKLINNVFGKRRKSV, from the exons atgTCAAACTTCTTGCATCTCAAATATAGTGAGAAATCTGTTTCTGTTACAAAAG CCCTTACAGTGAGGTTTCTTACTAAGCGATTCATTGGAGAATATGCTTCTAATTTTG aatctatcTATAAGAAGCACTTGTGTTTGGAAAGGAAACAACTAAATCTAGAAATATATGACCCTTGTTCTCAA ACACAGAAAGCGAAATTCTCCCTCACAAGTGAGCTTCACTGGGCAGATGGGTTTGTTATTGTGTATGACATCAGTGATAGGTCTTCATTTGCTTTTGCAAAAGCACTGATCTACAGAATCCGGGAGCCACAAACTAGTCATTGTAAAAG AGCTGTGGAATCAGCAGTGTTTTTGGTTGGCAACAAACGAGATCTTTGTCATGTGCGAGAGGTTGGCTGGGAAGAAGGGCAAAAGCTGGCACTGGATAACCGATGCCAATTTTGTGAACTGTCTGCAGCAGAGCAGTCTCTGGAGGTGGAAATGATGTTTATCAGAATTATCAAGGACATCCTGATAAACTTCAAACTCAAAGAAAAGAGACGTCCCAGTGGATCTAAATCAATGGCCAAATTGATCAATAATGTatttggaaagagaaggaagtcTGTTTAG
- the RERGL gene encoding ras-related and estrogen-regulated growth inhibitor-like protein isoform X1, with protein MNDVKLAVLGGEGTGKSALTVRFLTKRFIGEYASNFESIYKKHLCLERKQLNLEIYDPCSQTQKAKFSLTSELHWADGFVIVYDISDRSSFAFAKALIYRIREPQTSHCKRAVESAVFLVGNKRDLCHVREVGWEEGQKLALDNRCQFCELSAAEQSLEVEMMFIRIIKDILINFKLKEKRRPSGSKSMAKLINNVFGKRRKSV; from the exons ATGAATGATGTGAAGCTTGCTGTCTTGGGTGGTGAAGGAACAGGCAAATCTG CCCTTACAGTGAGGTTTCTTACTAAGCGATTCATTGGAGAATATGCTTCTAATTTTG aatctatcTATAAGAAGCACTTGTGTTTGGAAAGGAAACAACTAAATCTAGAAATATATGACCCTTGTTCTCAA ACACAGAAAGCGAAATTCTCCCTCACAAGTGAGCTTCACTGGGCAGATGGGTTTGTTATTGTGTATGACATCAGTGATAGGTCTTCATTTGCTTTTGCAAAAGCACTGATCTACAGAATCCGGGAGCCACAAACTAGTCATTGTAAAAG AGCTGTGGAATCAGCAGTGTTTTTGGTTGGCAACAAACGAGATCTTTGTCATGTGCGAGAGGTTGGCTGGGAAGAAGGGCAAAAGCTGGCACTGGATAACCGATGCCAATTTTGTGAACTGTCTGCAGCAGAGCAGTCTCTGGAGGTGGAAATGATGTTTATCAGAATTATCAAGGACATCCTGATAAACTTCAAACTCAAAGAAAAGAGACGTCCCAGTGGATCTAAATCAATGGCCAAATTGATCAATAATGTatttggaaagagaaggaagtcTGTTTAG